Part of the Oncorhynchus gorbuscha isolate QuinsamMale2020 ecotype Even-year unplaced genomic scaffold, OgorEven_v1.0 Un_scaffold_4885, whole genome shotgun sequence genome, GGCGGGTAAAATGGTTAGAGTgggctgttctctcatttgtgtttgAAAGTAGCAAGATGGCCCACTTTATACCGGTTAGTTTGGGTCAGCGTTGGGtcggtaaccgaaaggttgctggatcgaatccccgtgCTGACAAGTTTTAAAAAATCTAGCGTTTATGCctctgaccaaggcagttaaccccactttTCCTCGAGTAAaccatcattataaataagaatttgttcttattaactggaatgcctaattaaataaattgATTCCTCATTCCTATATATATCACCTTCCtcattcctatatatatatatatatatatatatatatattcaatttatttatatatttcataTTAACTGacatgtctagttaaataaataaaatacattaaaaaaatgaTTTTTACAAACGCTGCTTTGTAAAAACTGCTTCTCTAGAGTTCATTTACGAACACACCCCAATGAATCCCGCCGTTCGCAGCCGCAACGCACGCTGATTGGCTGGATGTGGATGATCGCGGTCGCCTATGGCAACTCGAGGAAGACCGGAGGCCTTTGATCGCCGACGAAACCGCAGTTCATCACCGTAGCGAATATATAAACACACATTTTTGATCAAATCCacgtttaataaaaaaaaatagtaaTATCTATAATACATATATTTACGACTGAGGTAAGCagcttttttttgtttgtttgttgttgttgcactTTTATTAATTAATCATTGAACTGGATAATGAGAaagtaaagttagctagctaactagcgttAATTCccgcctagctaacgttacaaaGGCCGCGGTTTATACCGATGTGTCTAATCTAGCTATTAATACCGTAACtagctaatatatatatatatatgttgtcaACTTCATTCATCCACTGGACTATTTAACGGAATTGCCAGCCGTCCACACAGACCGACCATATGGACGGAGACGGCGGTAGTGTGACCGGGGACGACGGGAGGACGGAGAGCCCGAACGAGGCGGCGCTACTCGCGCTGATGGAGACCACCGGATACAGCATGGTACAGGAGAACGGACAGAGGAAGTTCGGTGGTCCGCCTCCAGGTGTGGGTttaacgttgtgtgtgtgtgtgtgtgtgtgtgtgtgtgtgtgtgtgtgtgtgtgtgtgtgtgtgtgtgtgtgtgtgtgtgtgtgtgtgtgtgtgtgtgtgtgtgacagagagagagagagactgttcgtgtgcgtgtgtgtctgtgtgtgtgtgtgtgtgtgacagagagagagactgtgtgtgtgtgtgtgtgtgtgtgtgtgtgtgtgtgtgtgtgtgtgtgtgtgtgtgtgtgtgtgtgtgtgtgtgtgtgtgtgtgtgtgtgtgtgtgtgtgtgtgtgtgtgtgtgtgtgagagagagagagagagagacagtgtgtgtaagTTAACAACTGTGGTTGAATTCAGCTAGTATGTCTGAGAGgaagagataaagacagagacagagaattgagaaagagacagagaggaggtagtacctattgtgtgtgtgtgtaagagagtacGGTTACATGCAATAACGCGACTCATGTGGATAGTCAGATTCAtataatagtttgattaaaaCCGTTGCATGCTTTTGCAAGAAGAACCATTTCGTCAAAAATATTCCTATTTACCTGGAATCATGTTATTTTTGGGAAGCATATTTCATTTTgagtttgtatgtgaaaactacTAAGATGCATAAATTCACTCAGTTGTTCAGAACTCACTTCACTCACGCTAAGGAGGGAGGATCTCTCTGGCTAGTGTTAAGCGCATGCGCAGatcatataataatatatatttatatttttaatacacAGCTGTCAGGCTCCATATCTACTGGCATTGAAGTGATGTAAACTCTGCACCTTCCTGTTAATAATAGTAATTAGATTATGAATGATTAATACAGGTTTGATGAACTTCAACGattttctctctcatcatctctctctctctctctctcctcatcctctctcctcattcctcctctctctcctcatccctcctctctctcattatcctctctcctcatttcctcatctctctctcctcatccctcctcctctcatttctctctcatcctctctcctcatccctctctctctcatcctctctcctcattcctccctcctcattccctcctctctctcctcatccctcctctctctcattatcctctctcctcattcctcctctctctcctcatccctcctctctcattatcctctctcctcattcctcctctctcctcattatcctctctcctcattcctctctctctcctcatccctcctctctctcattatcctctctcctcattatcctctcctctcatcctcctcctcattcctcctctctcctcatccctcctctctctcattatcctctctcctcattctcattcctcctctctctcctcattcctcctcattatcttattcctcctctctctctctctctctctctctctttcatcattctctctctctctccttccctttcctcctTATCCTCAGGTTGGGATGGCCCTCCTCCCCCACGAGGTTGTGAGGTGTTTGTAGGTAAGGAACCACATGTAATCTACTTCCACACACGTCAGTGTAAGAGTATAATGACGATAAGAGAATCTTTGTGGGTGTGGTCTCTTAAGGTAAGATCCCCAGGGACATGTATGAGGATGAGTTGGTGCCCGTGTTTGAGAGAGCTGGGAGAATCTATGAGTTCAGACTGATGATGGAGTTTAGTGGAGAGAACCGGGGCTACGCTTTCGTCATGTACACTACCAGGTAGGGATGATCCACTAtatccccccttccccctctctatctccatctctctcttccccttctcatccctctctcatcattCTCCCCTCCTGTGTGTGTGATTACAGAGAGGCAGCGCAGAGATCCATCCATCTCCTAGACAACCATGAGATCAGACCAGGGAAGTTTATAGGAGTGTGTGTCAGTCTGGACAACTGTAGATTGTTCATAGGTAGGGATGACTTCAAACACTTCGTCACGACACACGTATTTAATACATCTAATATTGTGATATTTTGACATTGACAATAAATCGTGAAGTGCAAGACGATATACTGTGATAGTCAAGACTATACTCTTATTTGAACTTCACAAATCAAAACTGTGCAGTTTCATCAGTTAGGCCATATCAAGATGTTAAATGGAGTCTAAATTTATTAACTAAgccttgtttttttgtgtgttgccGTACTAACATTGTTTAATGAGAATGcgaatgtaaaataaaaaaataaaataaaaatatctaGTCATAAACTTCATGCAAACCAATGATGTTCGGAAAAGCATATTCGAAGAAGAGGTCTGCCCAaatatcacctaaccctacaactacaccatgagatcagatatcacctaaccctacaactacaccatgagatcagatatcacctataaccctacaactacaccatgagagaTATCACCTAATCCTACAATCACCATGAGATCAGATATcataaccctacaactacaccatgagatatcacctataacctacaactacaccatgagatatcacctaaccctacaactacaccatgagatcagatatcacctaaccctacaactacaccatgagatatcacctaaccctacaact contains:
- the LOC124028842 gene encoding probable RNA-binding protein 46 — protein: MDGDGGSVTGDDGRTESPNEAALLALMETTGYSMVQENGQRKFGGPPPGWDGPPPPRGCEVFVGKIPRDMYEDELVPVFERAGRIYEFRLMMEFSGENRGYAFVMYTTREAAQRSIHLLDNHEIRPGKFIGVCVSLDNCRLFIGSIPKDKTKEEILVEMRKVSRLSSNRHEEG